A stretch of Leucobacter aridicollis DNA encodes these proteins:
- a CDS encoding Na+/H+ antiporter NhaC family protein, whose product MVQNTALALLPVLTVLVVSVLTKRALLGLFSGAVVGAILIGGWGFFDSLVGLVGSSLSNETVHWLVLVVVLFGILIAYFNVSGAVNDFAKWTERFVNSRRKSLLLTWLLTIALFIDDYLNALTVGTSMKRVTDRYNVPRTMLGSVVKLTSAPIAIVIPFSTWAIFFSALLEQDGVTVNGSGFGAYIAGLPYVFFGWIALIVGLLLALGVLPLVGPLKREQARVDRTGDPLPEGLTPEERAFELAEDGSEGKRPLPFNFLIPIITLVVVTILTEVDIVKGAAAAVVVAIILYLVQRRMTFKDVVEQAFEGIMSMSYVMVLFVLAFMVQQINMDLQLADWVIGATEPIMNGALLPAIVFLVCGLYAYATGAFWDLAAVITPVVLPLAIAVGVDPVLAGAAVFSGAALGSTTCLYGDGMILASKSVGVKPLNLMLSILPYAGFAAALSFIAYLIAGYVSFGG is encoded by the coding sequence GTGGTCCAAAACACTGCACTGGCGCTGCTGCCAGTCCTTACCGTCCTTGTCGTGTCGGTGCTCACCAAGCGAGCGCTGCTCGGCCTGTTCTCGGGCGCCGTCGTCGGCGCGATCCTGATCGGCGGCTGGGGGTTCTTCGACTCGCTCGTCGGGCTCGTCGGTTCCTCGCTGTCGAACGAGACCGTGCACTGGCTCGTGCTCGTCGTCGTGCTGTTCGGCATCCTCATTGCCTACTTCAACGTCTCAGGGGCGGTCAACGACTTCGCGAAGTGGACCGAGCGATTCGTGAACTCGCGACGCAAGTCGCTGCTGCTGACGTGGCTGCTCACGATCGCGCTGTTCATCGACGACTACCTGAACGCGCTCACCGTCGGCACCTCGATGAAACGGGTCACCGACAGGTACAACGTGCCGCGCACCATGCTCGGCTCGGTCGTGAAGCTCACGTCTGCGCCGATCGCGATCGTGATCCCGTTCTCGACCTGGGCGATCTTCTTCTCCGCGCTGCTCGAGCAGGACGGCGTGACCGTGAACGGTTCGGGCTTCGGCGCCTACATTGCCGGCCTGCCGTACGTCTTCTTCGGCTGGATCGCGCTGATCGTCGGGCTGTTGCTCGCGCTCGGCGTGCTGCCCCTCGTCGGGCCGCTGAAGCGCGAGCAGGCGCGCGTCGACCGCACCGGCGACCCGCTGCCGGAGGGGCTCACCCCCGAGGAGCGCGCGTTCGAGCTCGCTGAGGATGGCTCCGAGGGCAAGCGCCCGCTGCCCTTCAACTTCCTCATCCCGATCATCACCCTCGTCGTCGTCACGATCCTCACCGAGGTCGACATCGTGAAGGGCGCCGCTGCTGCGGTCGTCGTCGCGATCATCCTTTACCTCGTCCAGCGCCGCATGACGTTCAAGGACGTCGTGGAGCAGGCGTTCGAGGGCATCATGAGCATGTCGTACGTCATGGTGCTGTTCGTGCTCGCCTTCATGGTGCAGCAGATCAACATGGACCTCCAGCTCGCTGACTGGGTCATCGGAGCGACCGAGCCCATCATGAACGGCGCGCTGCTGCCCGCCATCGTGTTCCTCGTGTGCGGCCTGTACGCCTACGCTACCGGCGCGTTCTGGGACCTCGCCGCGGTCATCACTCCCGTCGTGCTGCCGCTCGCGATTGCCGTTGGCGTGGATCCCGTGCTCGCCGGCGCGGCCGTGTTCTCGGGTGCCGCCCTCGGCTCGACGACCTGCCTGTACGGCGACGGCATGATCCTCGCCTCGAAGTCTGTCGGTGTGAAGCCGCTGAACCTCATGCTCTCGATCCTGCCGTACGCGGGCTTCGCAGCGGCGCTGTCGTTCATCGCGTACCTCATCGCGGGCTACGTCTCCTTCGGGGGCTAG
- a CDS encoding TetR/AcrR family transcriptional regulator, with the protein MTTAPDAHRPAGRPRQAILSHERILAAAFELADVKGGDFTLAALARNLEVRPSALHHYFAGKDELIAGMRGQLTRRVGDHGFESRPWHVAIADWARAYRDTFGAHPGIIAALATMPVDDEPESIIDYERIAAAMRRDGYPERRIVPAIVAIESFVIGSALDSLAPADNLRPVDNSVLAPHLTRAEERAREHADELNTTVTVETFEFGLAALIAGLMAAGAQD; encoded by the coding sequence ATGACAACGGCGCCCGACGCCCACAGGCCGGCAGGCCGACCGCGCCAAGCGATCCTCTCCCACGAGCGAATTCTTGCCGCCGCGTTCGAGCTCGCTGACGTCAAGGGCGGCGATTTCACGCTCGCCGCGCTCGCCCGAAATCTCGAGGTTCGACCCTCCGCCCTGCACCACTACTTCGCGGGCAAGGACGAGCTCATCGCTGGCATGCGCGGCCAGCTCACGCGCCGGGTGGGCGACCACGGCTTCGAGTCGCGCCCCTGGCACGTCGCGATCGCGGACTGGGCGCGGGCGTACCGCGACACCTTCGGGGCGCACCCCGGGATCATCGCGGCGCTCGCGACGATGCCCGTCGACGACGAGCCCGAGTCGATCATCGACTACGAGCGGATCGCCGCGGCGATGCGGCGCGATGGCTACCCCGAGCGGCGGATCGTGCCAGCGATCGTCGCGATCGAGTCGTTCGTCATCGGGTCGGCCCTCGACTCGCTGGCGCCGGCGGATAACCTCCGCCCCGTCGACAACTCCGTGCTCGCCCCGCACCTCACGCGCGCCGAGGAACGGGCACGCGAGCACGCCGACGAGCTCAACACGACGGTCACCGTCGAGACGTTCGAGTTCGGGCTCGCGGCGCTCATCGCCGGGCTCATGGCGGCCGGCGCGCAGGACTAG
- a CDS encoding amidohydrolase, producing the protein MGEATADLIIAGARVHSMVDGDADPSPRSIAIAGGRIIALGKPDEIAEAFGGPSTQVDDASGLTITPGLIDAHLHPIQGVELCQGADLGGVRDLRDLRNALAAEAARVRAGSGGGWVRAWNLDYAVFDGAPLTSRFLDDAVDGLPAMVFFFDFHTAVASTEALRLAGITGTMAFDDTSEVVVDADGVPTGELREDSAYQPVLEVAPKPSRDDTLEAARATFAKMRRSGLTGGTIMDGNSETLDLLQALDSTGMGLPVRIVSAMDIKPSYTAETRAAIKAQVDRGGNRWRGGVIKLYADGVIDTGAGWLYEADADGAGLTGFWPDQADFAATVKEFAEAGFQIATHAIGDRAVGETITAYEAAGPIARTGVPHRIEHLETLQPRDVERLAEAGITASMQLPHMQWRISDGSDEWARRLGPERAARGWAAGSVVRAGAPLALGSDWPIADLDARVGLAWAMLRRAPGDTEGFVYEPEERLSAAQALHGYTRGAALAQGDDDLGIIRAGARADLAVWSADPLGVSGDDLATLPVRATYLDGLRTSHVE; encoded by the coding sequence GTGGGAGAAGCGACTGCCGACCTGATCATTGCGGGTGCGCGCGTGCACTCGATGGTGGACGGCGACGCCGACCCGTCACCTCGCTCAATCGCGATCGCCGGCGGTCGCATCATCGCGCTGGGGAAGCCTGATGAGATCGCCGAGGCCTTTGGGGGGCCGAGCACGCAGGTCGACGACGCGAGCGGATTGACGATCACCCCCGGCCTCATCGACGCGCACCTGCACCCGATCCAGGGTGTGGAGCTGTGCCAGGGGGCCGACCTCGGCGGCGTGCGCGATCTGCGTGATCTTCGCAACGCGCTCGCTGCGGAGGCGGCGAGGGTGCGCGCGGGCTCCGGTGGGGGCTGGGTCCGCGCGTGGAACCTCGACTACGCCGTGTTCGACGGGGCGCCGCTGACCTCCCGCTTCCTCGACGACGCGGTCGACGGGCTGCCGGCGATGGTGTTCTTCTTCGACTTCCACACCGCCGTCGCGAGCACCGAGGCGCTGCGGCTCGCAGGCATCACCGGCACGATGGCGTTCGACGACACCTCAGAGGTTGTCGTCGACGCCGACGGCGTGCCGACCGGCGAGCTCCGAGAGGACAGCGCCTACCAGCCCGTCCTCGAGGTCGCCCCGAAGCCGAGCCGCGACGACACGCTTGAGGCCGCGCGCGCGACGTTCGCAAAGATGCGCCGCTCTGGCCTCACCGGCGGCACGATCATGGACGGCAACTCGGAGACGCTCGACCTGCTCCAGGCGCTCGATTCCACCGGCATGGGGCTTCCCGTTCGGATCGTGAGTGCGATGGACATCAAGCCGAGCTACACGGCGGAGACCCGCGCGGCGATCAAGGCGCAGGTCGACCGGGGCGGGAACCGGTGGCGCGGCGGCGTCATCAAGCTCTACGCGGACGGCGTCATCGACACGGGCGCAGGCTGGCTGTACGAGGCGGACGCCGACGGGGCAGGCCTCACTGGCTTCTGGCCGGATCAGGCCGACTTCGCCGCGACCGTGAAGGAGTTCGCGGAGGCCGGCTTCCAGATCGCGACGCACGCCATCGGCGACCGCGCCGTCGGCGAGACGATCACCGCCTACGAGGCCGCCGGTCCGATCGCCCGCACCGGGGTTCCGCACCGCATCGAGCACCTCGAAACGCTGCAACCGCGCGACGTCGAGCGCCTCGCCGAGGCCGGCATCACGGCGTCGATGCAGCTGCCGCACATGCAGTGGCGAATCTCCGATGGCAGCGACGAGTGGGCGCGGCGGCTCGGCCCCGAGCGCGCCGCACGCGGCTGGGCCGCCGGCTCCGTAGTCCGGGCGGGCGCGCCGCTCGCGCTGGGCTCCGACTGGCCGATCGCCGACCTCGACGCGCGCGTCGGCCTCGCGTGGGCTATGCTACGGCGTGCGCCCGGCGACACGGAGGGGTTCGTGTACGAGCCCGAAGAACGACTTTCCGCCGCCCAGGCGCTGCACGGATACACTCGCGGTGCAGCGCTCGCGCAGGGCGACGACGACCTCGGCATCATCCGTGCCGGCGCTCGTGCAGACCTCGCCGTGTGGTCTGCGGATCCACTCGGGGTGTCAGGCGACGATCTCGCCACGCTCCCCGTGCGCGCAACATATCTCGACGGGCTGCGCACGTCGCACGTCGAGTAG
- a CDS encoding ATP-binding protein gives MAKRLTARGARLVMLFAPTVIVVAVVVLTTGIAYAVQERGIRETTGERVSSVASSLAELTQVRSALALVHSDVSAAAAELQPLADVIERAAGVDYVVISDERGIRVTHPTPAERGKRVSTDNSAVIAGETFLGTETGTIGRTLRAKVPVRAADGEIIGALSVGILESRIADDASEALRRLLPWALGALVVGTLLSSTVAALLERRFRRLDAAAREYAGLRRTAAALQEQSHEFVTRLHVIHGLVTHGDTSEALRYIEGISPVTTTVHGESLSTQPLLRATVDALRAELSAHGARLEAEFAVTSVVDEEVSLVIANLCRNAGEAHATVVHCALSELDGVFHGDISDDGDGIEPADIERLFTRGVSTKADRTGTGRGIGLDLVRRTVAGRGGAVEVGRSASGGARFRFTMEAR, from the coding sequence GTGGCGAAGAGGCTCACTGCCCGCGGGGCGCGGCTCGTCATGCTGTTTGCGCCGACCGTGATCGTTGTCGCCGTCGTCGTGCTCACCACCGGCATCGCGTACGCCGTGCAGGAGCGGGGCATCCGCGAGACCACCGGCGAGCGCGTGTCGAGTGTCGCGTCGAGCCTCGCTGAGCTCACCCAGGTGCGCTCGGCGCTCGCGCTCGTCCACTCAGACGTCTCCGCGGCCGCCGCGGAGCTGCAGCCCCTCGCCGACGTGATCGAACGGGCCGCCGGCGTCGACTACGTGGTGATCTCTGACGAGCGCGGCATCCGCGTCACCCACCCCACCCCGGCGGAGCGCGGCAAGCGCGTCTCGACGGACAACTCGGCGGTCATCGCCGGCGAGACGTTCCTCGGCACGGAGACCGGCACGATCGGGCGCACGCTGCGCGCGAAGGTGCCGGTTCGCGCCGCGGACGGGGAGATCATCGGGGCGCTCTCCGTCGGCATCCTTGAGAGCCGTATCGCCGATGACGCGTCCGAGGCGCTCCGGCGGCTCCTCCCCTGGGCGCTCGGCGCGCTCGTGGTGGGAACGCTGCTGAGCTCGACGGTTGCCGCGCTGCTCGAACGCCGCTTTCGCCGCTTGGACGCGGCGGCGCGTGAATACGCGGGGTTGCGGCGCACCGCGGCCGCGCTGCAGGAGCAGTCGCACGAGTTCGTGACCCGGCTGCACGTGATCCACGGGCTCGTCACCCACGGCGACACGAGCGAGGCGCTGCGCTACATCGAGGGGATCTCCCCCGTCACCACGACGGTGCACGGCGAGAGCCTGAGCACCCAGCCGCTGCTGCGGGCCACTGTCGATGCGCTGCGCGCCGAACTGAGCGCGCACGGCGCCAGGCTCGAGGCGGAGTTCGCCGTCACGAGCGTGGTCGACGAGGAGGTGAGCCTCGTCATCGCGAACCTCTGCAGGAACGCGGGCGAGGCTCACGCGACGGTCGTGCACTGCGCGCTGTCCGAGCTCGACGGCGTCTTCCACGGCGACATCTCCGACGACGGCGACGGGATCGAGCCCGCGGACATCGAGCGCCTGTTCACGCGCGGCGTCTCGACGAAGGCCGACCGCACGGGCACCGGCAGGGGCATCGGCCTGGACCTCGTGCGTCGCACGGTCGCCGGCCGCGGCGGGGCGGTGGAGGTGGGCCGGTCGGCGTCGGGCGGCGCCAGGTTCAGGTTCACGATGGAGGCGCGATGA
- a CDS encoding response regulator has translation MTDSRTRQATRVLIVDDDAGARQLHSRFVANAAGFAVVAAVGTGLAAVERIVRGEVDLVLLDMRLPDISGVEVLNRVRTLGPASPDVLVISASQDRVTVRQALAGQVVGYLVKPFTEAALLGRLQAYRSDLARGQARPEDARELPLAQGEIDRLLSTGSVQALREPPGAHRSPTVQGDAGQAGRAAVRQVGPDGRARQAAQAPAARLPKGISQVTLTEIVAALDPVIPLTSAALAEACSVSSATARRYLDYLVEIGSIDLSHRYGKRGRPEVLYRLVPPPPG, from the coding sequence ATGACCGATTCCCGCACCAGGCAAGCCACTCGGGTGCTCATCGTCGACGACGACGCCGGAGCGCGGCAACTCCACAGCCGCTTCGTCGCGAACGCTGCGGGCTTCGCGGTCGTCGCCGCCGTCGGCACCGGGCTCGCTGCGGTCGAGCGCATCGTGCGCGGCGAGGTCGACCTCGTGCTGCTCGACATGCGGCTGCCCGACATCAGCGGGGTGGAAGTGCTGAACCGGGTGCGCACGCTCGGGCCTGCGTCGCCCGACGTGCTCGTCATCAGCGCCTCCCAGGACCGGGTCACGGTACGGCAGGCCCTCGCCGGGCAGGTCGTCGGATATCTCGTCAAACCGTTCACGGAGGCGGCCCTCCTCGGCAGGCTGCAGGCCTACCGCAGCGACCTCGCGCGCGGCCAGGCGCGCCCCGAGGACGCGCGGGAACTGCCGCTCGCGCAGGGCGAGATCGACAGGCTGCTGTCGACAGGCAGCGTCCAGGCGCTGCGGGAGCCGCCGGGAGCGCACCGGTCGCCGACAGTGCAGGGCGATGCCGGGCAGGCTGGGCGTGCCGCCGTTCGGCAGGTCGGGCCGGACGGACGGGCGAGACAGGCCGCCCAGGCGCCCGCAGCACGCCTCCCGAAGGGGATCTCGCAGGTCACGCTCACCGAGATCGTCGCCGCGCTGGATCCGGTGATTCCGCTCACCTCCGCCGCGCTCGCCGAAGCGTGCTCGGTGTCGTCGGCGACAGCGCGGCGCTATCTCGACTACCTCGTGGAGATCGGGTCGATCGACCTGTCTCACCGCTACGGCAAGCGCGGCCGGCCCGAGGTGCTGTATCGGCTCGTTCCGCCGCCTCCCGGATAG
- a CDS encoding tripartite tricarboxylate transporter TctB family protein encodes MSYSHNPTAMSAVVGEEITLTAGKDRGRALLVQLIMPAVLLAFAGYLAIGMVTMRVPEGTAFPGPRFFPALIAGGLTLFAILLAVAALREHRRAATQQHDEDPAILIGQGAAGGADVDADVDADGDPAEPARAVRIDWASLAWVIGSFLVFTLVLPYLGWIIAAALLFWGVARGFGTRRPLVSLVVGLTLSSLVYIAFDMALGMSLPSGVLGWEF; translated from the coding sequence ATGAGCTACTCACACAATCCGACGGCGATGTCCGCCGTCGTCGGCGAAGAGATCACGCTGACGGCCGGGAAGGATCGCGGCAGGGCGCTACTCGTGCAGCTCATCATGCCGGCGGTGCTGTTGGCCTTCGCGGGATACCTCGCGATCGGCATGGTCACCATGCGGGTGCCAGAGGGCACCGCGTTCCCCGGCCCGAGATTCTTCCCCGCGCTCATCGCCGGGGGGCTCACGCTCTTCGCGATCCTGCTCGCGGTCGCTGCGCTGCGCGAGCACCGGCGCGCGGCGACGCAGCAGCATGATGAGGATCCCGCGATCCTGATCGGCCAAGGCGCAGCTGGCGGCGCCGACGTCGACGCCGACGTTGATGCCGATGGCGATCCTGCGGAGCCCGCCCGCGCGGTCAGGATCGACTGGGCCTCACTCGCATGGGTCATCGGATCGTTCCTCGTGTTTACGCTCGTGCTGCCCTACCTCGGGTGGATCATCGCCGCGGCGCTGCTGTTCTGGGGCGTCGCGCGGGGCTTTGGCACGCGGCGCCCGCTCGTGAGCCTCGTCGTGGGGCTCACGTTGAGCTCGCTCGTCTACATCGCATTCGACATGGCGCTCGGGATGTCGCTCCCGTCTGGCGTTCTGGGTTGGGAGTTCTGA
- a CDS encoding MDR family MFS transporter encodes MPTSDDAPEFTESNDPAARAFGPRERLAIWLLLGSAFVVILNETIMGVALPELMHTLGISASEGQWLTTAFLLTMSVVIPVTGMLIQRVPTRALFITAMSLFSVGTLVAALAPGLSMLLIGRIVQACGTAIMMPLLMTTVVTLVPAGQRGRIMGRISIVMSVAPALGPTVSGMILEVLSWRWLFLIVLPIAIVALVVGGLRMPNVGVRKRTTIDVLSVLLSVLGFGGLVLGLSEIGSAANGQALVPPVIPAGIGAVALALFIWRQLTLQRTDRALLDLRTFRSRPYALSVILIACAAMALFGSLILVPIYAQNVLGLTPLQTGLLLLPGGLLMGLLGPVVGRIIDARGVRPMLIPGTIVTALALLSMGLFTETTAVWQVLATHLVLSVGLAGVFTPLFSVSLGSLPVELASHGSAMLSTVQQVAGAAGTALFVTVMTLISVSWAGGDPVAVDAEALAHGTRVAFLIGGVIASLGAIVALFVRESDSEQLSV; translated from the coding sequence ATGCCAACTTCAGACGACGCCCCAGAATTCACTGAATCGAACGACCCCGCAGCGCGCGCGTTCGGTCCACGCGAGCGCCTCGCGATCTGGCTTCTCCTCGGATCCGCGTTCGTCGTGATCCTCAACGAGACGATCATGGGCGTCGCGCTCCCGGAGCTCATGCACACGCTCGGCATCTCCGCGTCCGAGGGGCAGTGGCTGACAACGGCGTTCCTGCTCACGATGAGCGTCGTGATCCCGGTCACGGGCATGCTCATCCAGCGCGTGCCGACACGAGCGCTGTTCATCACGGCGATGTCGCTGTTCAGCGTCGGCACGCTCGTCGCCGCGCTCGCGCCTGGCCTGTCGATGCTGCTCATCGGGCGTATCGTGCAGGCCTGCGGCACGGCGATCATGATGCCGCTGCTCATGACGACCGTCGTAACGCTCGTCCCGGCGGGCCAGCGCGGGCGAATCATGGGCAGAATCTCGATCGTCATGTCGGTCGCTCCCGCGCTGGGCCCGACAGTGTCGGGCATGATTCTCGAGGTGCTGAGCTGGCGCTGGCTCTTCCTCATTGTTCTCCCGATCGCGATCGTCGCGCTCGTCGTCGGCGGGCTGCGGATGCCGAACGTCGGCGTGCGCAAGCGCACCACGATCGATGTGCTCTCCGTGCTGCTGTCGGTGCTCGGCTTCGGCGGGCTCGTGCTCGGCCTCAGCGAGATCGGCAGCGCAGCCAACGGGCAGGCGCTCGTGCCACCGGTCATCCCCGCAGGGATCGGCGCGGTCGCGCTCGCGCTCTTCATCTGGCGCCAGCTCACGCTCCAGCGCACCGACCGGGCGCTCCTCGACCTGCGCACGTTCCGCAGCCGCCCCTACGCGCTCTCCGTGATCCTCATCGCGTGCGCGGCGATGGCGCTGTTCGGCTCGCTCATTCTCGTGCCGATCTACGCGCAGAACGTGCTCGGTCTGACGCCGCTGCAGACCGGCCTGCTGTTGCTGCCTGGCGGGCTGCTCATGGGGCTGCTCGGCCCCGTGGTCGGGCGCATCATCGATGCGCGTGGCGTCCGGCCGATGCTCATCCCAGGCACCATCGTCACCGCGCTCGCGCTGTTGAGCATGGGCCTCTTCACCGAGACCACGGCGGTCTGGCAGGTGCTTGCCACCCACCTCGTGCTCAGCGTCGGGCTCGCTGGCGTGTTCACGCCGCTGTTCTCGGTCTCGCTCGGTTCACTCCCCGTCGAGCTCGCGTCGCACGGGTCCGCAATGCTGTCGACCGTGCAGCAGGTCGCCGGTGCGGCCGGCACGGCGCTCTTCGTGACCGTGATGACGCTGATCTCGGTGTCGTGGGCCGGCGGCGATCCGGTCGCGGTCGACGCGGAGGCGCTCGCGCACGGCACGCGCGTCGCGTTCCTCATCGGCGGCGTGATCGCGTCGCTCGGGGCGATCGTCGCCCTGTTCGTGCGCGAGTCCGACTCCGAGCAGCTGTCGGTCTAG
- a CDS encoding Cpe/LpqF family protein (Related to clavulanate biosynthesis protein Cpe, which has an isomerase-like N-terminal domain and a beta-lactamase-like C-terminal domain.) produces MPAPTPSSPTLAVSSNPRAQRRRSAVTVAALAAAAGLMLTGCTSPASAPETSDPGGVVAIPETAAAGQIEWALGLLNADADITVDQLEGRFTKEFLAQVSVEDLAAQLNEGVRPLKPFKTTDYADVSDVVGAARITAANAESFSLEVRVEPDGTISEMLIRPAAK; encoded by the coding sequence ATGCCCGCACCCACACCCTCGTCGCCGACACTCGCGGTATCGTCGAATCCCCGCGCGCAGCGACGCCGGTCCGCGGTCACAGTCGCCGCACTCGCGGCCGCCGCAGGGCTCATGCTCACGGGGTGCACGTCGCCAGCGTCGGCGCCCGAGACGAGCGACCCGGGCGGCGTCGTCGCGATCCCCGAGACCGCGGCGGCCGGCCAGATCGAGTGGGCGCTCGGGCTGCTCAACGCGGACGCCGACATCACAGTCGACCAGCTCGAGGGCCGGTTCACGAAGGAATTCCTCGCACAGGTGTCGGTCGAGGACCTCGCGGCACAGCTGAACGAGGGGGTCCGGCCGCTCAAGCCGTTCAAGACGACGGACTACGCCGACGTGAGCGACGTCGTTGGCGCGGCGCGGATCACGGCGGCGAACGCCGAATCGTTCTCGCTTGAGGTGCGTGTCGAACCGGATGGCACGATCTCCGAGATGCTGATCCGTCCCGCGGCGAAGTAG
- a CDS encoding tripartite tricarboxylate transporter substrate binding protein: MEEPSSAHEPREHHRRARPVTRLIGGVIAVAAIGVAAFGSISSASAGQDITSSLTIVAPAAAGGGWDTVAREMQQAQRANGLTANVQVVNMPGAGGTIALGNMTRLEGRANTILVGGTGLLAATIQYGSAATLDDVTPLAVLFDEYDVIVVPADSPYETLDDLVAAWQADPGAVPWTGGGSFDQLVVTDLALAAGIDPVDTTYISSDGGGEAVAALLNGTAQAAAGGYPDNIDQIESGRLRALALIAEEPVAGIDISTAREQGYDVTLANWRMLAAPAAITDEETAQLTELIEDSVATPEWESAVGRYHWSEHFIVGPDVAAFLQTERERITRLYEEMGQ, encoded by the coding sequence GTGGAAGAACCTTCCAGCGCGCACGAGCCGCGCGAACACCACCGGCGGGCGCGACCCGTCACGAGGCTCATCGGAGGCGTCATCGCCGTCGCCGCGATCGGCGTCGCAGCCTTCGGCTCCATCAGCTCGGCGTCGGCTGGGCAAGACATCACCTCGTCCCTCACGATCGTGGCCCCCGCGGCCGCTGGCGGCGGCTGGGACACTGTCGCCCGCGAGATGCAGCAGGCGCAGCGCGCGAACGGCCTCACCGCGAACGTGCAGGTCGTCAACATGCCCGGCGCCGGCGGCACGATCGCGCTCGGAAACATGACCCGTCTCGAGGGGCGAGCAAACACGATCCTCGTCGGCGGGACGGGGCTGCTCGCGGCGACCATCCAGTACGGCTCGGCTGCGACGCTCGACGACGTCACCCCGCTCGCGGTGCTGTTCGACGAGTACGACGTCATCGTCGTCCCCGCCGACTCGCCCTACGAGACGCTCGATGATCTCGTCGCCGCGTGGCAGGCCGACCCGGGGGCGGTGCCCTGGACGGGCGGCGGATCCTTCGATCAGCTTGTCGTGACTGACCTCGCGCTCGCCGCTGGCATCGACCCCGTCGACACCACCTACATCTCGTCGGACGGCGGCGGCGAGGCCGTCGCGGCGCTGCTCAACGGGACGGCGCAGGCCGCCGCCGGCGGGTACCCCGACAACATCGACCAGATCGAGTCCGGCCGCCTCCGGGCGCTCGCGTTGATCGCGGAGGAGCCCGTCGCTGGCATCGACATTTCGACCGCGCGCGAGCAGGGCTACGACGTCACCCTCGCGAACTGGCGCATGCTTGCGGCGCCCGCCGCGATCACCGACGAGGAGACGGCGCAGCTCACCGAGCTCATCGAGGACTCGGTCGCGACTCCGGAGTGGGAGTCCGCGGTCGGCCGCTATCACTGGAGCGAGCACTTCATTGTCGGCCCCGACGTCGCGGCATTCCTTCAGACCGAACGCGAGCGCATCACGCGACTCTACGAGGAGATGGGGCAATGA